In Triticum aestivum cultivar Chinese Spring chromosome 5B, IWGSC CS RefSeq v2.1, whole genome shotgun sequence, the following proteins share a genomic window:
- the LOC123111415 gene encoding protein trichome birefringence-like 28 has protein sequence MPPASNSPSTAPPPPSAPAATKPRPRHPLGLDSLASTSRPLFAAARRSPVATLACAITLLALIMYGEDARTIAELSIDDYLYPDADIYNVSGLPPIKLPPPTCDLAHGRWVFDNESLPLYREKECNFLTKQLTCLANGRNDDLWQYWQWQPNNCSLPTFDARRFMERMRGKRLMFVGDSLNRNQFYSLVCMVQSILSKGRKKVVKRGSNTIFHAKEYRATLEFYWAPFLVESNSDDPNIHSIEHRIIRPERIEGHAQYWRGVDYLIFDTYIWWMNTADIKVRRPDSRSWSEHDEVPRIEAYGRVLKTWSDWLNENIDPARTSVFFMTISPIHISPDKWGNPHGIKCAKETLPVLNYTEPLDLNHDMRLYDMVASTARSMKKVPVTLIDITRMSDYRKDAHTSVYSVRRGYLLTPKQKNDPEKFADCIHWCLPGVPDVWNTVLYTRIFSKSPPSSPPALALPPPQ, from the exons ATGCCGCCCGCATCCAACTCGccctccaccgccccgccgcctccctccgccccGGCGGCCACCAAGCCGCGCCCGCGCCACCCCCTGGGGCTGGACTCCCTCGCCTCCACCAGCCGGCCCCTCTTCGCCGCGGCCCGCCGGTCCCCGGTCGCCACGCTCGCCTGCGCCATCACCCTCCTCGCGCTCATCATGTACGGCGAGGACGCGCGCACCATCGCGGAGCTCTCCATCGACGACTACCTCTACCCGGACGCCGACATCTACAACGTCTCCGGCCTTCCCCCCATCAAGCTGCCCCCGCCCACCTGCGACCTCGCCCACGGCCGCTGGGTCTTCGACAACGAATCCCTCCCCCTCTACCGGGAGAAAGAGTGCAACTTCCTCACCAAGCAGCTCACCTGCCTCGCCAACGGCCGCAACGACGATTTATGGCAGTACTGGCAATGGCAGCCCAACAACTGCTCCCTCCCCAC GTTCGACGCCAGGAGGTTCATGGAGAGGATGAGGGGGAAGCGGCTCATGTTCGTGGGGGACTCGCTCAACAGGAACCAGTTTTACTCGCTGGTGTGCATGGTGCAGTCCATCTTGAGCAAGGGGAGGAAGAAGGTGGTCAAACGGGGATCAAACACcatcttccacgccaaggagtacCGCGCCACGCTCGAGTTCTACTGGGCGCCATTCCTTGTCGAGTCCAACTCTGACGACCCAAATATCCACAGCATCGAGCACCGGATCATACGGCCCGAGAGGATCGAGGGACACGCCCAGTATTGGAGGGGTGTGGACTACCTCATCTTCGACACCTACATCTGGTGGATGAACACCGCCGACATCAAAGTTCG GAGGCCAGATTCAAGGTCTTGGTCCGAGCACGACGAGGTGCCGAGGATCGAGGCATATGGCCGGGTGCTCAAAACGTGGTCGGACTGGCTGAATGAGAATATCGATCCGGCGCGGACATCCGTCTTCTTCATGACAATTTCTCCTATTCACATCAG CCCAGATAAATGGGGAAACCCCCACGGGATCAAATGCGCGAAGGAGACGCTCCCGGTGCTCAACTACACGGAGCCCCTGGACCTCAACCACGACATGCGCTTGTACGACATGGTGGCGAGCACGGCCAGGTCCATGAAGAAAGTGCCGGTCACGCTCATCGACATCACCAGGATGTCGGACTACCGGAAGGACGCCCACACGTCCGTCTACTCCGTCCGGCGGGGCTACCTGCTGACCCCGAAGCAGAAGAACGACCCTGAGAAGTTTGCCGACTGCATCCACTGGTGCCTTCCCGGCGTGCCCGACGTCTGGAACACCGTGCTCTACACGAGGATCTTCTCGAAATCGCCCCCTTCTTCGCCGCCGGCTCTCGCCCTCCCGCCTCCCCAGTGA
- the LOC123111416 gene encoding DEAD-box ATP-dependent RNA helicase 35A has translation MAAAAAAAANCDDEDNYEEYIPVAKRRAMEADRFRHQRLPKPAVPSLPPPPPPPTNNSAPAAKPSFLVTSTLHKRTAAEITPTERLIQEEQKIAEEASYRTTLKPVGEIAKDITYTEPLRTGWKPPLRLRRMPGRKADELRRKWHILVEGEEVPPPARDFCDLRFPEPISRMLQEKGIVQPTPIQVQGLPVTLSGRDMIGIAFTGSGKTLVFVLPLIMVALQEEMLMPIVPGEGPFGMIICPSRELAKQTYDVIDMFLAPLKQAGFPEVRPLLCIGGVDMRTQLDVVKKGVHIVVATPGRLKDLLAKKKMNLDNCRYVTLDEADRLVDLGFEDDIREVLNHFKVKDNFKAPRQTLLFSATMPKKIQNFAMSALVKPVVVNVGRAGAANLDVIQEVEYVKEDARIIYLLECLQKTPPPALIFCENKTDVDYIHEYLLLKGVEAVAIHGGKDQEERQSAIEFFKNGKKDVLVATDVASKGLDFPDIQHVINYDMPAEIENYVHRIGRTGRCGKTGIATTFINKNQTETTLLDLKHLLKEAKQRIPPVLAELVDPLEDAEAIAKASGVKGCASCGGLGHRIADCPKLEHQRSAAMAGSRRDYYGGGGYRGEI, from the exons atggctgccgctgccgccgccgccgccaactgcgaTGACGAGGACAACTACGAGGAGTACATCCCCGTCGCCAAGCGCAGGGCCATGGAGGCTGATCGCTTCCGCCACCAGCGCCTTCCCAAGCCCGCCGTCCCCTCCCTCCCACCGCCTCCGCCCCCACCGACCAACAACTCTGCCCCCGCCGCCAAGCCCAGCTTCCTCGTCACGTCCACACTGCACAAACGCACCGCCGCGGAGATCACCCCCACCGAGCGGTTGATACAGGAGGAGCAGAAGATTGCCGAGGAAGCCTCCTACCGCACGACCCTCAAGCCCGTGGGTGAGATCGCCAAGGACATCACCTACACCGAGCCGCTCCGCACCGGCTGGAAGCCGCCGCTGCGGCTCCGCCGCATGCCGGGCCGCAAGGCCGACGAGCTCCGCCGCAAGTGGCACATCCTCGTCGAGGGCGAGGAGGTCCCGCCGCCCGCCCGCGACTTCTGCGACCTCCGGTTCCCCGAGCCCATCTCCCGCATGCTCCAGGAGAAGGGTATCGTGCAGCCCACGCCCATCCAGGTGCAGGGGCTCCCCGTCACGCTCTCCGGGCGCGACATGATCGGCATCGCCTTTACCGGCTCCGGGAAGACGCTGGTGTTCGTGCTGCCACTCATCATGGTGGCGCTGCAGGAGGAGATGCTGATGCCGATTGTACCTGGGGAGGGGCCCTTCGGGATGATCATCTGCCCATCACGGGAGCTGGCCAAGCAGACGTATGATGTTATCGATATGTTCCTCGCTCCCCTCAAGCAGGCTGGGTTCCCAGAAGTACGACCCTTGCTCTGCATTGGGGGTGTAGACATGAGGACGCAGCTCGACGTGGTGAAGAAGGGTGTGCATATTGTGGTCGCCACGCCTGGACGGCTCAAGGATCTTCTCGCCAAAAAGAAGATGAACCTTGACAATTGCAG GTATGTAACATTAGATGAAGCTGACAGGCTTGTTGATCTTGGGTTTGAGGATGACATTCGGGAGGTTCTTAACCATTTCAAGGTAAAAGATAATTTCAAGGCACCAAGGCAAACCCTTCTTTTTTCTGCCACTATGCCGAAGAAGATTCAGAACTTCGCAATGAGCGCCCTCGTGAAGCCAGTTGTTGTCAATGTTGGAAGAGCTGGAGCAGCAAATCTTGATGTCATTCAAGAAGTTGAGTATGTCAAGGAAGATGCCAGAATTATATACCTCCTTGAGTGCCTTCAAAAGACTCCACCTCCAGCTCTTATATTTTGTGAAAACAAAACTGATGTTGACTACATCCATGAGTATCTTCTTCTAAAGGGTGTTGAAGCAGTTGCAATCCATGGAGGAAAAGATCAGGAGGAAAGACAGAGTGCGATTGAGTTCTTCAAGAATGGAAAGAAGGATGTTTTGGTAGCTACTGATGTTGCCTCAAAGGGTCTTGATTTCCCTGATATCCAGCATGTCATTAACTATGATATGCCTGCCGAGATAGAGAACTACGTCCACAGGATTGGTCGAACTGGCCGATGTGGGAAAACTGGAATAGCAACTACATTCATCAACAAGAACCAGACAGAGACTACGCTTCTTGACCTGAAGCATCTGCTCAAGGAAGCGAAGCAAAGAATACCCCCAGTGCTCGCTGAGCTCGTTGACCCACTGGAGGATGCTGAGGCTATCGCAAAGGCGAGTGGTGTAAAGGGATGTGCGTCATGTGGTGGCCTTGGGCACCGTATTGCTGACTGTCCTAAGCTGGAGCACCAGAGGTCCGCGGCCATGGCTGGTTCCAGAAGAGATTACTACGGTGGTGGAGGTTACCGAGGAGAAATATGA